In Desulfosudis oleivorans Hxd3, the DNA window TCCCTGGCCTGCTGCCTGAACATGTGCGGCGCGGTGCACTGCTCGGATATCGCCATTCTGGGCTACCACAGAAAACCGCCCATGATCGAGGACGAGTACCTTGACAAGATGTGCGAAATTCCGCTGGCGGTGGCGGCCTGCCCCACGGCGGCCATCAAGCCCGTCAAAAAGACCCTTGAGGACGGCACCGAAGTCAAGACCGTGGCCGTGAACAACGAGCGGTGCATGTACTGCGGCAACTGCTACACCATGTGCCCGGCCCTGCCCCTGGCGGACAAAGAGGGGGACGGTATCGTGATCATGGTGGGCGGCAAGGTCTCCAACCGGATCAGCGCGCCCAAGTTCTCCAAGGTGGCGGTGGCATTTCTGCCCAATAATGCGCCCCTGTGGCCTGAAACCACGGCGGTCATCAAGCAGATCATTGACGCCTATTCCAAGGACGCCAGAAAATACGAGCGGGTCGGCGAGTGGGCCGAACGGATCGGGTGGGAACGATTCTTTGAGAAGTGCAACCTGGAATTCACCCATCACCTGATTGACGATTTCCGTGATCCCGCCTACTACACCTGGCGGCAGACGACCCAGTTCAAGTTCACTGACTAGTCACTTAACCGGCAATAGAGAGACGGGGATGATCTCCGTCTCTCTTTTGCCTTTTTGAAGGAGAGCTACCATGGCGGATATGGATCAGGAAACTGCAAACAAAATGGTTATCGAGGCGCTGCAGAAAAAGCAGAAGACCAAGTCCAAGTTTTATTTTTCCGATCTTCAGGACATCCTGGGCTTGAAAC includes these proteins:
- the dsrB gene encoding dissimilatory-type sulfite reductase subunit beta → MAFISSGYNPAEPMKDRITDIGPRSYEEFYPPVIAKNKGKWAYHEILEPGILVHVSETGDEVYTVRVGGCRLMSVTHIREICEIADKHCDGYLRFTTRNNIEFMVDSKDKVEPLKKDLAGRKFAGGSFKFPIGGTGAGVTNIIHTQGWIHCHTPATDASGPVKATMDALFDHFQSMDLPAQVRVSLACCLNMCGAVHCSDIAILGYHRKPPMIEDEYLDKMCEIPLAVAACPTAAIKPVKKTLEDGTEVKTVAVNNERCMYCGNCYTMCPALPLADKEGDGIVIMVGGKVSNRISAPKFSKVAVAFLPNNAPLWPETTAVIKQIIDAYSKDARKYERVGEWAERIGWERFFEKCNLEFTHHLIDDFRDPAYYTWRQTTQFKFTD